A window of Oryza glaberrima chromosome 2, OglaRS2, whole genome shotgun sequence genomic DNA:
GGAGCAGATTTCTAGACCTTGTTAGATCTAGTTTGGCCAGTTTGCTAGAGAGGACCTCTGTTTATTGCTATTTTTCCATGAATGTGTATGACGGTGTTTATTGTTTAGTTTTAGTGGAAAATGGAGAAAAGAAATAAAGGGCATgaaaattttctaaactataGTTGGTTTCTGTTGGGGATCAATCACCTCACAAGTGAGTCGCTGGTACTTGCCTGAAAGTTTCTCATATATTGCACAAGCTAAGACTTACAAGGGTATACATCTCCTTCTATACCTATTTGagtatgatgctacagtaaccgACCTACTACAGTACCATTGCGCCGAACTTTTACAGCTCACATTGAACTAGTCTCCTAGCTGTCCTTTGGTAAGCCGTAAGCATTGCACCAATTACTATAAGACACTAGTAAAAACAGGTAAAGCAACAGCTACATGAAGCTACTGAAAGCTTCATGCTCGACATACAAAATCCAAAATGACTACTACTAGTAGTCTAGTACTACTACCTGTCATTGACTAAGCAGGACATACCTTACTAGTTAATCTAGTTGACGCAAGGACTGTTTGTAATTTGCTAACAGTTTCCACCTGGTTTTCCAAAAGTTTGATCCAAATTACCTGTAATCAACCATACGCAGACTTTTCTTGTCTTTCTGTCCTACTCTCTCCTTCAACATTGCCATGACCTATAGGATAAGATGATGccaaaaaaagaacacaatagTAGCCACTCAAAAGACGAGGAATAAACATTTCATTATGTGAATTAAGTTAGATAATTAAAAATGCAAATTTTAAACTATGTTCTCAGTTTATTTTGGAGTTTGTTTAGAAAGTTTGGGTTCTTTTCAACTCTTAAGGAATTTGTACTAGATCCCAAAAGGTCGCAACTGAACCTTCTCATCCAAACTGTCCGTTAAGGTGGAACACTTGTCTAAAGAGCAATTCTCATTCTTAGGGTAGTTGGGGGTTTGTCCCCTCAcctaccctttttttttcagctaaAGAACTTATTAGCTGTGTGCTGTGTGGCAGAGGCCAAGGATGTAATACATTtccaaaatcttaaaaaaaaagaacaattctCATCATTTCTCTTCAGGTACATGTAGTTATTTTTGTATCCATGgatcaagtactccctccgtcccaaattagttCTCTTTAGAATTcaaactttgtcccaaaaaagtTGTCACAATAGAGAACTACATGTCCCTTCAATCACTTCTAATTTAATTTTGGGAAAATTTGTTTCATATCATCGAAAGTTTCCAAGTTTAGCTTTATACCATCGAAAGTTTGGGGTGCACTTTAATACCATTGAAAATTTCCACCGTTACTCTTTCTACCACTGCCGTTTACTTCTGTCTAGATTTTCTCGTTTCTGTTTAATTTTCCGTAGAGAAGGCCAAACAAAATGACTGTACTACCCTTCTTTCACATAGCAGTTTCCTGGGACGATCTTTTTTCTCGTTCTCTTTCCATAGGCCCATATGTGGAGGGAAACAGATTGATTTTGCTCGTTGTTTCAATCAGCCCGATCTTTGCGTACATTCAGATGGGAGAAAATCGTGGCTGGAGCGAGGTCGTTCCGTCGTTGTGGACCTTGTCGTCATGGTTATCGGTGGGGGAGAAACTGGAATATCttgtcgccggcgcggcggcaccgccGAGCCCGTTTTAATCTGAGGGGATTGGATCATTGGAGAACCTGCTAATAGAATAGATAATGTTGCCGGTGACCCCAGCGCTGACAAAAGGAGCTCAGGAGGGGAGCTTCAGTCGAatctgtcgtcgtcgccgttgagATTAGATGGACAACGGAGAgggctcgccggcggggagccGAATCACACCGCGGTGAGCGGCGGCCGGGTTCAAGCttggtggcgggcggcgggacgTACATGGCAGAGAGGACAAGCTCGGCAGCAAGGCGGAGATAGAGGGAAGAGCTCGGCAGGAAGGCAGAGCAGCTCGGCGGCAGGAGGGACATGGCACCACTTCCGTGATGGCGGAGATCCAGGAAAGATGCAAGGCAACGAAAGAGCTGCCTGCTGCGTGCGGAGCTGGTTGCCTCTACAGGGTAATTTGTCATACTTCACGCGAGAGATTGAAATATGGACGGAAATGCTACAAGCAGTAACGGTGGAAACTTTGAATGGTATTAAAGTGCACCGTAAACTTTCGATGGTACAAAACTaaacttgaaaactttcgatgGTATAGGACCAATTTTCCCTttaattttttctcttttctaccCTCAACCATCCTCCCATATCCAACCATACATTATTTAATAAAGGGGACTATGGTCTTTTTTAGCAAACTTTAATCCatgctaaacaacctagaacGACAactaatatgggacggaggcagTAATATGTTGCATGCTTATAGCACTGAAACTTGACGATTGAAGCATCACTTTGATTCCCCGGTTTGACCATGGATGTGAGCAAACGATGTAGATGTAGCAACTTATATAAGATAAGTTATTTATGTAATTTACTTGGTGCCTtagcaaaaagttaaaatgaaTCTGTACCTCATCATCATAAAGTAAATCTGTTATCCAACCTTCTTCCTTAAGTCTGGCAACCTGATAGACTCCTGAATTAATGAATTCCtcgatttcttcttttttcttccctACAGAAGAAAAAATATCTAATGAAAACTTATCCTTTAAAAAGGTGGAGTATATCTATTTTGAATTACCATGGTTGGAAGATATTGTATCCAGCCAGTTTCCATAAATATTGTCGAGCAGTGTGGCTAGCATCTCCCTAACCTCATTTGACATGCTCTTCCGTGCAAGTTGGTCTCCCGCACTTTTGTAACGACCAATTCGCTGAATTTCTGGTTCTATCCCGACTTTCTCAAGAACACCTTACCAATTGAGTTCAAAAGCATTAGATACCCAGAAAGGAACTTGCTACATTCAATTAGCTTGATTTTGTGGAACAGCAATGAAAGTGTATGATCAAGCTTACTAAAATTGGTTCCAAGGAGAAGTGAAACTATAAAAAATGCATTGAACATTACAATAGAATGAAGTACAGTTTCTGTATAAAATACCATAAGAAGACATATAAGTAAGTTCATTAAGTGTAACAATCATTGGAATAGCTATGTAGTTTAGTTGCACCATAACAATACTAGAAATCGTAAAGTTCCTTTCTCCTGCTAAAAATGAAACATAAAATAAGTTTGTGTTTAACCAATAACCACATCGATGAAACATAAGTTTTGTGTCATCATAGTACATGCAATTACCTCTGAGAAATGTTTGCTGAACAGTTAGACCAAACAAAGCAACATAAGCACTTGGCGGTGCATACAGctcaccacacgcacaagcaAGGTAGTACTCTTTCTCCCCACACACAGGCATATAACCAACAACAAATTTACCTACAAAGTCATGCAGCACCTGCTCATCATCTGACAAGTGACAAGAAGAACAGAGATAAGATACTAAATTCAGCTCAGTTTATAGTTTTACCGGACTTCTTGAAATCGACAATGTGTCTTCTGATCTCATCCACCTTCCCCCACCCACATCTCAGAGGCTCTATGTGCAGATAGATCCCCGATATTCGCGGGTCATATGCAGCTTTAACAAAATTCTCGCAGATTTGTGGCAATGACAGCCCGGAAGAGAAGCGTGTCTTCAACTGATCGGATATCTGTGGCAGTAAACAAACACaataaaaaatccaaaatgggTCATGTCACAAaattgacaaatgttcaaaaattaaaacaagTCATCCTAAAAACTAGCAACAGGACGACAACCACGTCTCAGTTAATCAAGTACCAGAAACTATCTCTACAATCCAAGCCTCTATCAGGATGAAACATTTAAAATTCACGTAGTGAGTAAATCGGATATCTATGGTAGAGCTAGCGGCACCTCGCCCCGAAGCTTCATGTTAAGGACGCTGCCCTTGCGGACGCGCTTCCATGGCGGGGCCACGAGCATGCGTAGCTTCACGGCGAGCTGGGTCCCCCACCCGAGCTCCTCCACCTCGAACGCCGACGCAGCGGGGGGCGGCGGCTCCTGGGCCTCACCCTCACCGGCAGCCGGAGTCGGCTCCTGCTTTGTGGTGCCGGGGGAGGACTCGATGGCGCGGGCCGGGACGCGGAGAGGCGACGGGAGTAGGATTCGGCGCGCGGTGGAGGGGaatgaggcggaggcggaggcggagtgtGGGTGCTTGGAGttggagggggagaggaggaacgtggcggtggcggagaggtgGGAGCGGTGGTACGGCGCCGAGCGGAGGACGAGTAGCCTCGCCATTGTTGTGGAAGCTTCAGGGAGCCCGAGACCTCGTCGGCCGTCGCGGTGGAATGAGGGGGGGTGGAGTGGTGCGAGGGAAAAGGAGCGCGGCGGAAGGGGAAGGAAGATTGAGGCGGGGCGCGGTGGAGTGGACTAGGGGTCAATGGATTGTGGggtcgggagcggcggaggTGAGGGATAGGTCGGGGTCGGTTGATTCGGCGCCACGTTGAGCGCCAAGGGAGATGACAGGGAGAGGACACCTTTTCGTTGTTCACTGTGACGATAGATGCCTAAAtcaattttaacaaattttgtatattgttaaattttgatattgtCAATGTGTGATAATGTTAAAATGTGTAAGTGGATGTTTGGTTGTTAGTGAAGTAAGGAATGGTTTCCTATTCAAGGTACATTGTATTTGGTACATTGGTGCATTAGGGATTTTCAAGTAGAGGGTCGGTGAGTGAGGGCTTCATCCATAACAGATAACTAGCACACATGATCTCCCTTCtgcgggaaaaaaaaagataaaagagtCGGTTCGGGCGTTGATTCGCCGTTGCTATTAGCCGGTCTACTCGTGCCTACTGCTTACTTTCTCGATCTATTACTTTATCACATATTGTCATTCCTAAGGTTAGATAAGTTTAACTAACTTAGCAGTTGTTTGGTAGTGGGTTTGTAAAAACAGACGTGGCAagttttttttgataaattatcCGATATGCTAGTCACTTAAAAAGTACGGTAAGATTCTCTTAAACTTATTGAAGTATGGGTAATGATTTGATTATCTCAACTTAGTCAAGGATGACGAGATTTATTGGTAGATAGTGATAAAATATGCTTGTGATTGGTTTTTTTATCTTTGCCAAGTTTTTGTGAGAGAAAGATTATATAATATTGATTTTTTGGCGACATTATTGTTATCTTGCCAGAAGTAAAGAAAAACTTGATAGGGTTATTTTTGACAATAAGGTGAACCCTTCAAACTAGCACATGGACGATGAcagttgaacttttttttttggaagatcgGCAGAGGAAAAATAAGGCAATAATCACAACGAACCACATGTAACATAAATTGTCAACATCAAGTAAATAATATCATGAATGCAAATAAAAGCATCAAACTATTGATTTGATGGCATGTTGGTACATTGGAATAGGCTAAAGGAGAACATCGAGTATTCGATGGTATGTTTGGAACATTTGCAAACTCTATATACTGATGGATGTAATCGCTCCATAAAAATTAACTTTTAGCTATAATTTTGAACATAActagaaatgtttttttaagataaaggtACATGCATTTTCAATTTAACCAAGTAAAAATTACATCAGCCTCAGCCTCTAAATGATTATGATGGTTAGCTTTTTGAAACTCTCTCTTTTAGACATATTGCATGTTACATGATTAACCAAGAAACCATCTGGTGATCCATGGTCTTGATCGGAAGTGTTGGCTGCAGCAGTGTAGTCAGCGCCAATCCAAACCCAAAGAGCTTATTTACTACAGCTGTAATAGGGTTACATGGCTTGCTGGCTGCACTACCGATCAGGCTCCATATGTTTAGCGCTTAAACAAGTACCATTCTAGTTCCAtatattaattaaaaagttttataactattgaaatgatatttatataataGGAGAATATTCTCTTGAGTTTAAAATCATTTATCTATTTATACATATTCAATATTTTTGGTctatgttattattatttttactgtGTTCTTACCTCATGTTTCCCAACCCATTTTCCTCGTTTTCtacgcgcacacttttcaaaccgtaaaacggtgtgttttttaaaaaagtttctatacgaaagttttttttaaaaaatatattgatccttttttagaaaaataactaatactcccttcatttacTTTTCAtggtcatatttcatcttaacatacagaccaaggataaataattttacttatcatccatttaaatatgctactcccttcgttctcTAATATAGGGCGTAACTGCTTTTCCACCGGATTCCCTGATACAAGGCGGGGCTACTGTTTGTGCATGCAAGCATTGATGATGGCATTATGCCAGGCGGGCAAAGCGGGTGAGATAATGCATGTGCATGCTGGTCATTGGCAAAGAAACCTTAAATTAAGGAGCAAATATAATAATGagctataagagcaagtttaatattataacCAACTGCTAACTCCAAATCttctatagccaattcatataatagttagttactatactattaatatatggtcctacctatcatacacacgttACGTTTTGGACTCCGTagtgcagctggctatagatctgtagcccgctgctcttctctctcttcatttatctctttaaaatatgtttataggtggcttatagcctgctattgtacctgctctaagcctACTATAAGCTTAGGTGGATGAGAGAGGTAGTAAAAAATTAAGGATGTAGgatctcatgcaagagctagcttatcataagctccaagacaaatacattaaggCAAAATTTGGTACAGGACACGCAAAAATCGTGTAATTGTCTGAGGAACACTAAAAAAATGTAACACTGCCCGTGGGCACtacaaaaattgtgtaattggccATAGGACACCTAAcgtattattttataatttccggAATGAaagtggtgagatttttttataaaatgcctAGATTGCCCTTGCGGGTCACCATCTCTCAATCTGATTTTCCTTATGAAATGGAGTAGTAGTAATTGTATCGCTGGAATTGGAGTAGTACTGGTATTACACGTGCTTTGCGGTGGCGTCTTCTGCTGTGCGGCCACCGGACGCCACGgcgagccggccggcggcggggaggtcgtCCTCGTGCGCCTCCGCGGGACGCTCCATGGCGCGCACCAGCTGCACGAACAACGGCCAGTGGTCCGGCGAGAAGAACGATCCGCGCCCATCCGCTGGTATATGAAGTGGCACGGTCGTATGCGCTCGTCGGCGAGCGACGTGCCAGGGGGAGTCGTCGCAGTCGCACTCCACGACGAGCGACACGCTCTGGCTGGCGAGGTGCACGCCGTGCTCTGCGCAGGTGGCCTCGACCTGGGCGAggacctccaccgccgcggacCCGTCTATGCCTGATGCGATCACCGTGCACCAGTAGCCGCCATGAAGCCCCGCGGTGGCCTCCGCTGGGCGCAACTGCAGGAGCAGCACCTTCGCGGACAGCTCGACAGGCTCACTGTCGAACACCCTGCATGCCGTGGCCAGGACGCAGTCACCGTGCGCTGTCGCCGAAGGCGaagccgctgcctcctcctccgccgccaccgccgccatcgcaaTGTTAGTGTTAGGTTTGGGGATTCTGGGTGGGTGGGGGTGGCGACGAATACAACTAGGTTGGGTTGGTTCAACCGGACCCAGTCGGGAGCGTGGGGGGCAATCGGGGCATTTGAAAAAAATGTCATCTTTTTTAtcccggaaataataaaataatccgtTCAATGTCCTATGGCCAATTAGATAATCTTTTAGTGTCCACGAGCAGTGTCATGTTTTTGCGATGTCCCTTAGCTAGTTACACGATTTTTACGTGTCTTGTAACAAATTTTGCcatacattaaatatataagtgagagatagagagaggaggagaaaattaCAGCGAACCTTATaactaatatattatatatgttggctttaagatgggctaatagtaggaagttggctatattattatccttgctcttagagcacccgtaatggtaaagtaaggtgctatctataaaatatgtatatctcagcaatagactcgattaatagtaaaccacctcaatggtatgtctacatcggtatctatagctctctaatgcattgcctcgtttttctctatagactatctccaggttagtagatagttttgctctctctcttcatgtAATCTCTTCAAAGtaagaaaatatgctgacatggatctcttgcagagagcctatagataaccattgcgggtgcccttacACGTTGAAAGGAGAGAATTAATCGGTGCAACTGCTATTAAAACTGTTTTATTGGTCTTTGTGTTGGCAACAGGTACGCCCTATATTAAGGAACGGAGGGattactagttattcctcgtaaataagcgattcattaatatttacatttctcgatgctcaCATAGCCAAACTTGTGTGAAATAATGGAGAGTCAcgtattaaatccgagaaagtcattaagaggatatgttgttagattgaaatatacctatcaaaaataaatttttcagatttgaaaatatatctatcaaaaatagatggaacGAGTAGTTAATTAAGCATGTATTAAAGGACCGTTCAGTGCGCGTTCCGGTTGGGACCGGTTGGGAACAGCCTCTAGCGAACACAGCAAACCGTGTCACCGAGAAAGGTCCCCGAAGTTGAAAAAAGTACTTTTGGTCGCCGCGCCACCAACTTCCGCGGTTGGGCTGAGCCGCCACCCCACACCCACACACCGGGGCCGACTCGTCGAGCGCAACCGCATCTCCTCGCTTCGCTCCTtctcggcttctcctcctcccccctctctctccagtGGGGGACGAGCGGCGAGCCGGCCATGAGCGTCCCGCCGGTCGACTGGGAGGCGGAGAGCTACCCGGCCTACTCGGACTTCGCGGCGATCCCCTTATTcgccgtcttcctcttcgccgtCCGTTATCTCCTCGACCGCTTCGTCTTCGAGGTTGTGATGGTTTTCACGGTTCTTTTTCCCCACCACGCCCATTTTCGTATTGTTACTGGAGTGGTGAGATGGAGAGAGGGGTGGGGGGCTTTTCTGACAAGTGTTACGCGGTTGTGTTTTGCTCTAATCAACTATTATAGTTTAGTAAGGATTGCTATAATGAAGATTTTTAACCATTACAGTTGAATGCTGTCCAGTGCGATTATCGATAGTGCCATTGTTGTCTGCTTTTCACAGAGTTAAATTCAAGGTGGTATTTGGAACAGGAAGATTGCTCTACGAAATTTTAGGACTTAGACTGATATTTCTTTTCTCCCAAACATTTGTTTTATGGGAGATTATGAAGTATGGACTATTCCTGACTCAGCATTTTGTCCATAGTGGTTAGCCAGGAGACTGATTTTCGAGAAGGATGAGAAGCTTGATCTTGCGACGCATGCAGGGAGGATAAAGataagaaaatttaaagaatcaGCTTGGAAGTGCATATATTTCCTTTCTGCGGAACTTTTGGCCCTGTCTGTTACCTACAAAGAGTCCTGGTTCACTAGCACAAAAAATTTCTGGGTTGGACCTGGAGACCAGGTCTGGCCAGATCAAAGAATTAAGTAAGATACACATGTTCCTCCCATGTTTGTTATGTTTTTTTGTCTACACGAAGTTTATCTGCCTTCCTGGTCTCTCACCACACACATATCACCCCAAGTTATtactaaatcatttttttttgtgcagaTTTAAACTCAAATTGGTGTACATGTATGCTGCTGGTTTTTATACATACTCTATATTTGCTCTTCAATTCTGGGAAATAAAGCGCTCAGATTTTGGTATTTCAATGGTTCATCATGTAGTATCTGTTATTCTCATAGCATTGTCTTACATATTCAGGTATATTAGCTATCTATGAATTTGTCAAGCTTATCTATGTTGAAATCAATGTCTAGTTTCCCTCTGGTATGTCGTTCTAATGCTGTGAACACTTAACGAGTCACTACAGAGCCCTTCTTCTTGGCCTTATTCAGTGTTGAGAATTGGAGTTGCTAGGTTGCAAGAACAAATGCATGTCTATGTTAGGGTTTAGGCAATTGGGCACACCCGTATACAAAATGCACACATGTACCTCCAACAAATGAGGGTAGATCATCTGCTATGTTATTTACCATGCAAATATCTTTTGTTTTAGAGTTCAATACGTCTTAGTACTagtatatcttatattttatttttttgacctGATATCTTATGTtttacttcatccgtcccataatgtaagcatttttgagGTGGGTGCGGGTATTAAGAGAGTAGGTGGAAATGATTGGAGgaatgttgtgattggttgagaagagaaagtaggtgaagaaattaaatagagaatggttgtgattggttgagaggagggggtaggtggagaaatagcttcattttgggacaagcTACTGTGCTAAAAATATCTATGTTTTGGGATTGAGGTAGTATTATTTATTGTATCATGTTTTTATGCTTGGTAAATGCTCCACCATCcctattagttttttttggaacatGTTATTTTCTATATTACCAAATTAATTTACTTTACTTAAGCAGATTTGCTCGTGTGGGTTCAATTGTCCTTGCCATCCATGATGCAAGTGACGTATTCCTGGAATTGGGGAAGATTTCTAAGTACAGTGGCTACCAGTTGCTTGCTGATATTTCATTTCTTATCTTTGTCTGTTCTTGGGCAGTCCTTCGCCTGATATATTATCCATTCTGGATTCTCTGGAGCACAAGGTAGATACTACATGTTAGTGTGTTCATATACGGAGTTCTATACTTTAGCCTTTAGGGGGATTCTATAATATCGCTAAAGCTTATGCGTTTCTTCTAAAATTTCAGCTATGAAGTTGTTCCGATGTTGGACAAGAAGAAGCATAAGTTTGATGGTCCACTATACTATTATGTATTCAActgtcttctcttctccctccttgtTCTAAACATATATTGGTGGGTCTTAATGTATCGAATGCTCGTGGGGCAAATACTGTCTAAAGGGCATGTTGGGGATGATGTCCGATCTGGTAGGTTCTCTCCCTCTTTTATTCCCCCTTAGATCATTGTAATGCGAGGATGGATTTTGATAATGAATTTTTTGAAGTTAACCATTGGTTAAATGAATATATCATCATGTGGGGTCATCT
This region includes:
- the LOC127761776 gene encoding ASC1-like protein 2, whose amino-acid sequence is MSVPPVDWEAESYPAYSDFAAIPLFAVFLFAVRYLLDRFVFEWLARRLIFEKDEKLDLATHAGRIKIRKFKESAWKCIYFLSAELLALSVTYKESWFTSTKNFWVGPGDQVWPDQRIKFKLKLVYMYAAGFYTYSIFALQFWEIKRSDFGISMVHHVVSVILIALSYIFRFARVGSIVLAIHDASDVFLELGKISKYSGYQLLADISFLIFVCSWAVLRLIYYPFWILWSTSYEVVPMLDKKKHKFDGPLYYYVFNCLLFSLLVLNIYWWVLMYRMLVGQILSKGHVGDDVRSDSEGEEEHED
- the LOC127762266 gene encoding serine protease SPPA, chloroplastic: MARLLVLRSAPYHRSHLSATATFLLSPSNSKHPHSASASASFPSTARRILLPSPLRVPARAIESSPGTTKQEPTPAAGEGEAQEPPPPAASAFEVEELGWGTQLAVKLRMLVAPPWKRVRKGSVLNMKLRGEISDQLKTRFSSGLSLPQICENFVKAAYDPRISGIYLHIEPLRCGWGKVDEIRRHIVDFKKSGKFVVGYMPVCGEKEYYLACACGELYAPPSAYVALFGLTVQQTFLRGVLEKVGIEPEIQRIGRYKSAGDQLARKSMSNEVREMLATLLDNIYGNWLDTISSNHGKKKEEIEEFINSGVYQVARLKEEGWITDLLYDDEVMAMLKERVGQKDKKSLRMVDYSKYSRVSKWTLGLQGGGEQIAVIRASGSITRTRSPLSVPSSGIIAEQLIEKIRTVRESEKYKAVILRIDSPGGDALASDLMWREIRLLADTKPVVASMSDVAASGGYYMAMAAPVIVAEKLTLTGSIGVVTGKFILQKLYERIDFNKEIISKGRYAELNAADQRPLRPDEAELFEKSAQNAYALFRDKAAMSRSMNVDQMETVAQGRVWSGQDAASRGLVDSLGGFSQALAIAKQKANIPHDRKVQLVEISKPSPTLPEILSGIGSSLLGVDRAVKGVLQDVTSLNGVQARMDGILFERLEDLSGENQLLLLVKDIVNYFD
- the LOC127762649 gene encoding uncharacterized protein LOC127762649 translates to MAAVAAEEEAAASPSATAHGDCVLATACRVFDSEPVELSAKVLLLQLRPAEATAGLHGGYWCTVIASGIDGSAAVEVLAQVEATCAEHGVHLASQSVSLVVECDCDDSPWHVARRRAHTTVPLHIPADGRGSFFSPDHWPLFVQLVRAMERPAEAHEDDLPAAGRLAVASGGRTAEDATAKHV